A single region of the Pararge aegeria chromosome 18, ilParAegt1.1, whole genome shotgun sequence genome encodes:
- the LOC120631804 gene encoding keratin-associated protein 6-2-like gives MKYLLCVILAAVALSAVSAGYIRSGWYPSSGYGGGYGSGYSGGYSGYGGYGGWSGGYSRPLVVSSSYGGGYGGGWSRGGWW, from the exons atgaaatACCTT CTGTGCGTCATCCTCGCGGCCGTCGCCCTGAGCGCAGTGTCCGCCGGCTACATTCGCAGCGGCTGGTACCCCAGCAGCGGTTACGGTGGTGGCTACGGTAGCGGCTACAGCGGTGGCTACAGCGGATACGGCGGCTATGGTGGCTGGAGCGGTGGCTACAGCCGCCCGCTGGTGGTTTCCTCCAGCTACGGCGGTGGCTACGGAGGTGGCTGGTCCCGAGGGGGCTGGTGGTAA